In the genome of Myxococcus stipitatus, one region contains:
- a CDS encoding serine hydrolase domain-containing protein codes for MSFHSSLLGWVAVACLGFVLDARAVPQDSVAAKLDAHLRAYVDKEGFRGAVLVAKDGKVLHSAAYGLADEDGKRPNAVSSQFLIGSLTKSFTAVTVMQLVEDGTLDLDAPLSRYLPKLRADLGKRLTLHLLLKQRSGLPDHLDALIERESEKDVPSEEILRLINKSQLSFKPGAKFEYSNLNYHLAALVIEAVTGKTFAQVLQAKTFTPLSMAGSGIERSTNVPPRRSFGYAKGLLGVSRDENNVSYAFGSGDIYSTVEDLYAWDQALFGSGLVSAESRKRIFDGGSREEGYYGYGFRIQPYLRGTGVKERGVLVRHGGSMDGFLSNLHHYTEDRLTVIVLGNVRPFPIRELTFELKEIALGFSPTARSRKEADE; via the coding sequence ATGTCCTTTCATTCATCGCTCCTGGGATGGGTCGCCGTCGCATGCCTGGGCTTCGTTCTCGACGCACGCGCCGTACCCCAGGACTCCGTCGCCGCGAAGCTGGATGCCCACCTGCGTGCCTATGTCGACAAGGAGGGCTTTCGCGGCGCGGTGCTCGTGGCCAAGGACGGCAAGGTCCTCCACTCCGCCGCCTATGGTCTGGCCGACGAGGACGGCAAGCGGCCCAACGCGGTCTCCTCGCAGTTCCTCATCGGCTCGCTGACGAAGTCCTTCACCGCCGTGACGGTGATGCAGCTGGTGGAGGACGGCACGCTGGACCTGGACGCCCCGCTGTCCCGCTACCTCCCCAAGCTCCGGGCGGACCTGGGCAAGCGTCTCACGCTCCACCTGTTGCTCAAGCAGCGCTCCGGATTGCCTGACCATCTGGACGCGTTGATCGAGCGCGAGTCGGAGAAGGATGTCCCCTCGGAGGAGATCCTCCGGCTCATCAACAAGTCACAGCTCTCCTTCAAGCCGGGAGCGAAGTTCGAATACTCCAACCTGAACTACCACCTCGCGGCGCTCGTCATCGAGGCCGTCACGGGCAAGACCTTCGCGCAGGTGCTCCAGGCGAAGACCTTCACCCCGCTGTCGATGGCGGGCTCGGGCATCGAGCGAAGCACGAACGTTCCTCCCCGACGCTCCTTCGGCTACGCGAAGGGCTTGCTGGGTGTGTCTCGCGACGAGAACAACGTCTCCTATGCCTTCGGGTCCGGAGACATCTACTCGACCGTGGAGGACCTGTACGCCTGGGACCAGGCGCTCTTCGGCTCGGGGCTGGTCTCGGCGGAGAGCAGGAAGCGCATCTTCGACGGAGGGAGCCGCGAAGAGGGCTACTACGGCTACGGCTTCCGGATTCAGCCCTACCTTCGCGGAACGGGCGTCAAGGAGCGGGGTGTCCTGGTGCGACACGGCGGCTCGATGGATGGCTTTCTCTCCAACCTGCACCACTACACGGAGGACCGGCTGACCGTGATCGTCCTCGGCAACGTGAGGCCGTTCCCCATCCGGGAGCTGACCTTCGAGCTGAAGGAGATTGCCCTGGGGTTCTCTCCCACCGCGCGCTCACGCAAGGAGGCGGATGAGTAG
- a CDS encoding DapH/DapD/GlmU-related protein: MPLKPLMRIHDPESLARGEREFSPEFLAMSQRVLRATELTSRLNVLPFEDEAGKAALFEQLFGRPLPKRVTIYPPFYTDHGLRLELAERVFINQGCTFLDYAGIRLGAGVMVGPKATFITMSHPVDPGERRLYLTGAPIEVEENVWIGAGATLLPGVRIGRDAVIAAGAVVADDVPAASLVAGPKATVLRQW; encoded by the coding sequence ATGCCCCTGAAGCCGCTCATGCGCATCCACGACCCGGAGTCCCTCGCGCGCGGAGAGCGGGAGTTCAGCCCCGAGTTCCTGGCCATGAGCCAGCGCGTGCTGCGCGCCACCGAGCTGACGTCTCGCCTCAACGTCCTGCCCTTCGAGGATGAGGCGGGGAAGGCGGCGCTGTTCGAGCAGCTCTTCGGCCGGCCGCTCCCGAAGCGGGTGACCATCTATCCCCCCTTCTACACGGACCACGGCCTGCGGCTGGAGCTCGCCGAGCGGGTGTTCATCAATCAGGGCTGCACGTTCCTCGACTACGCCGGCATCCGGCTGGGCGCGGGCGTGATGGTGGGCCCGAAGGCCACGTTCATCACCATGAGCCATCCCGTCGACCCGGGCGAGCGGCGGCTGTACCTCACGGGAGCCCCCATCGAGGTGGAGGAGAACGTGTGGATTGGCGCGGGCGCCACCCTCCTCCCCGGAGTCCGCATCGGCCGCGACGCCGTCATCGCGGCGGGAGCGGTCGTCGCCGACGATGTGCCCGCGGCCAGCCTGGTGGCGGGCCCCAAGGCGACCGTGCTCCGTCAGTGGTGA
- a CDS encoding MopE-related protein, translated as MKRRLALLLSGLALAACSESDPTETETSTSLAQPLPGDPLCKWVPATATQLPTAPGRRFLGAASSRTGASLAAGDLNGDGIPELVVGAPGISTTTTLKGYAHIVPLVPPATPPQTNLLDIRFYSTRYEGEVAVNRLGAAVAVGDFVTGPANDLLMGAPGFSTLQGNAYPVDGSTLVGGDRLLTATSHRLRGVTTSAEQAATALAIGDITGDGNADVIVGAPFYDSSFPSALSDTGAVYAFSGPVATTSSGQLSSAPIKVLGGLAQSGYQAGSALAVVDVNGDGTKDLVVGAPRYDAATLTDAGAVFVFFGPVTGLQNFTAANLVLTGAAANELAGSSVASAGDLDNDGLEDLLIGAPGTGALTGKAYVVYGGSITTSTSLAAQPRFTGIAQDLAGTAVLAPGDINGDGFKDLLIGAPGHTSSQGAVYAVYGTSTRFTGNVALATTAGRLVGSAASELGRSLVALGDVDSDGSADFAVGAPGFSSSAGAVYLMLGHGPRTWYVDNDGDNFGTSVGATRTCGEPAAGSKRALTDGDCDDTLNTVYPGAEEVCEATPETEIDNNCDGLKGDEPGANPINPKDWVQDQDGDRAVYLSTAQQRCAPPASTGWIAYTAEVGQECDAPPGNPDPTYTTDNDASIYLGAPEVCDLKDNDCNGSVDDNEANWPSWYPDADGDGHGKSDATAVKACAAPVGHVANKTDCDDNASTTHPGASEVCDLRDNNCNGTADEGVQTTYYRDVDGDGHGVPTVTTLACAQPSGYSAVSDDCNDTAPNGSRMYPGATEVCDGLDNNCNFDTDEGVKSTFYRDVDGDGFGNPTVFVVACSASAGHVSNNQDCDDSRAGVRPGAAEVCDGRDNNCDGTVDEGVMSAWYPDADGDGVGTTNATFRVLACTAPAGYVNSQVDCNDGNATVKPGAPELCDTLDNDCDAQVDEGIPTTSWYPDADGDGYGNGAVSAVASCASPGPGYVSNRTDCNDSNPGISPAQAEVCEQTCAQVDNNCDGNTEGAVNGTVWYRDADGDGFGTGTDTLKRCIRPAGYVAEDNDCNDANANVNPGRAEVCEAGAFSDQVDNDCDGDRNDVDPDLPSGSGGTRLWYGDADNDGHAGPGFKLRWCVNPTNLVDPATGNVLVQGTYLATPPDDCDDTRAGVFQRLFWYEDRDGDGCGNPSTGREACGSPAGCGFPFVTNNKDISDSNAADCRP; from the coding sequence GTGAAACGACGATTGGCATTGCTCCTGTCGGGGCTCGCCCTGGCTGCGTGTTCCGAGTCAGACCCCACCGAGACCGAGACCTCCACGTCCCTGGCACAGCCCCTGCCAGGGGACCCCCTCTGCAAGTGGGTGCCGGCCACGGCGACCCAGCTCCCCACGGCCCCGGGGAGGCGCTTCCTGGGCGCCGCGAGCTCCCGCACGGGCGCCTCCCTCGCCGCGGGCGACTTGAATGGAGACGGCATCCCCGAGCTCGTCGTCGGCGCGCCGGGCATCTCCACCACGACGACCCTCAAGGGCTACGCCCACATCGTCCCGCTGGTTCCCCCGGCGACGCCGCCCCAGACGAACCTCCTGGACATCCGCTTCTATTCGACGCGCTACGAGGGAGAGGTGGCCGTCAACCGGCTGGGCGCGGCGGTCGCGGTGGGTGACTTCGTCACGGGCCCGGCGAACGACCTGCTGATGGGGGCCCCGGGCTTCTCGACGCTGCAAGGCAATGCCTATCCGGTCGACGGGAGCACCCTCGTCGGTGGAGACCGGCTGCTCACCGCGACCAGCCATCGCCTCCGGGGAGTCACCACCTCCGCGGAACAAGCGGCGACCGCCCTGGCGATTGGAGACATCACAGGGGATGGCAATGCGGATGTCATCGTGGGAGCCCCCTTCTACGACTCGTCCTTCCCCTCCGCGCTGAGCGACACGGGCGCCGTCTATGCCTTCTCCGGTCCGGTGGCGACCACCTCGAGCGGCCAGCTCTCCTCCGCGCCCATCAAGGTGCTGGGGGGCCTGGCGCAGAGTGGTTACCAGGCGGGCTCGGCCCTGGCCGTGGTGGATGTGAACGGCGACGGAACCAAGGACCTGGTGGTCGGCGCGCCGCGGTATGACGCGGCCACCTTGACCGATGCCGGAGCGGTCTTCGTCTTCTTCGGCCCCGTGACGGGGCTCCAGAACTTCACGGCGGCGAACCTCGTCCTGACCGGCGCCGCGGCGAACGAGCTCGCGGGCTCCTCGGTGGCCAGCGCGGGCGACCTGGACAACGACGGCCTGGAGGACCTGCTCATCGGCGCCCCGGGCACGGGGGCCCTCACCGGCAAGGCGTATGTCGTCTACGGCGGCAGCATCACCACGTCGACCTCCCTGGCCGCGCAGCCCCGCTTCACGGGCATTGCCCAGGACCTCGCGGGCACCGCGGTCCTCGCGCCGGGCGACATCAACGGGGATGGCTTCAAGGACCTCCTCATCGGCGCGCCGGGCCACACCAGCAGCCAGGGCGCGGTCTATGCGGTGTATGGAACCTCCACCCGCTTCACCGGGAACGTCGCGCTGGCCACGACGGCGGGCCGTCTCGTGGGCTCCGCGGCCAGCGAGCTGGGCAGGTCCCTGGTGGCGCTGGGTGATGTGGACTCGGATGGCTCGGCCGACTTCGCGGTCGGCGCGCCGGGCTTCTCCTCGAGCGCGGGCGCGGTCTACCTGATGCTCGGCCACGGTCCGCGCACCTGGTACGTGGACAACGACGGGGACAACTTCGGAACGAGCGTCGGCGCCACGCGCACGTGTGGCGAGCCCGCGGCCGGCAGCAAGCGCGCGCTCACCGACGGCGACTGTGACGACACGCTCAACACCGTCTACCCCGGCGCCGAGGAGGTCTGCGAGGCCACGCCGGAGACTGAAATCGACAACAACTGCGACGGGCTGAAGGGCGATGAGCCGGGCGCCAACCCCATCAACCCCAAGGACTGGGTGCAGGACCAGGATGGCGACAGGGCCGTCTACCTCAGCACCGCGCAGCAGCGGTGCGCGCCGCCCGCGAGCACGGGCTGGATTGCGTACACGGCGGAGGTGGGCCAGGAGTGTGACGCGCCCCCCGGGAACCCCGACCCCACGTACACGACGGACAACGACGCCTCCATCTACCTGGGCGCCCCCGAGGTCTGCGACCTCAAGGACAACGACTGCAACGGCTCCGTGGATGACAACGAAGCCAACTGGCCGTCCTGGTATCCCGACGCCGACGGCGACGGTCATGGAAAGAGCGATGCGACCGCGGTGAAGGCCTGCGCGGCCCCGGTGGGACACGTGGCCAACAAGACGGACTGCGACGACAACGCCAGCACCACGCACCCGGGCGCGAGCGAGGTCTGCGACCTCCGGGACAACAACTGCAACGGGACGGCGGACGAGGGCGTCCAAACCACCTACTACCGCGACGTGGACGGCGACGGCCACGGCGTGCCGACGGTGACGACGCTGGCGTGTGCGCAGCCCTCGGGCTACTCCGCCGTCAGCGACGACTGCAACGACACCGCGCCGAACGGCTCCCGGATGTATCCCGGTGCGACCGAGGTCTGCGACGGCCTCGACAACAACTGCAACTTCGACACGGACGAGGGTGTGAAGTCGACGTTCTACCGCGACGTGGATGGGGACGGCTTCGGCAACCCGACGGTCTTCGTGGTCGCCTGCTCGGCGTCGGCGGGCCATGTCTCGAACAACCAGGACTGTGACGACTCGCGGGCCGGTGTCCGGCCTGGGGCGGCGGAGGTCTGCGATGGCCGGGACAACAACTGCGACGGCACCGTGGACGAAGGGGTGATGAGCGCCTGGTATCCCGACGCGGACGGCGATGGCGTGGGCACCACGAACGCGACGTTCCGGGTGCTCGCGTGCACCGCGCCCGCGGGCTACGTGAACAGCCAGGTGGACTGCAACGACGGCAACGCCACGGTGAAGCCCGGGGCGCCCGAGCTCTGCGACACCTTGGACAACGACTGCGACGCGCAGGTCGACGAGGGGATTCCCACCACGTCGTGGTACCCGGACGCGGATGGGGATGGCTATGGCAATGGCGCGGTGAGCGCCGTGGCCTCGTGTGCCTCTCCGGGCCCGGGCTACGTGAGCAACCGCACGGACTGCAACGACAGCAACCCCGGCATCAGCCCGGCGCAGGCGGAGGTCTGCGAGCAGACGTGTGCCCAGGTGGACAACAACTGCGACGGGAACACCGAGGGCGCCGTCAACGGCACCGTCTGGTACCGCGACGCGGATGGCGATGGCTTCGGGACGGGCACGGACACGCTGAAGCGGTGCATCCGTCCCGCGGGCTACGTGGCGGAGGACAACGACTGCAACGACGCGAACGCGAACGTGAACCCCGGCCGGGCCGAGGTGTGCGAGGCGGGGGCGTTCTCCGACCAGGTGGACAATGACTGCGATGGGGACCGGAACGACGTGGACCCGGACCTCCCCTCGGGCAGCGGTGGGACGCGGCTCTGGTACGGCGACGCGGACAACGATGGCCACGCGGGGCCGGGCTTCAAGCTGCGCTGGTGCGTCAACCCCACGAACCTGGTCGACCCCGCGACGGGCAACGTCCTGGTGCAGGGCACGTATCTCGCCACCCCGCCGGATGACTGCGATGACACGCGCGCGGGCGTGTTCCAGCGGCTGTTCTGGTACGAGGACCGGGACGGCGATGGCTGCGGCAACCCGAGCACGGGCCGCGAGGCGTGTGGCTCACCCGCGGGCTGTGGCTTCCCGTTCGTGACCAACAACAAGGACATCAGCGACAGCAACGCGGCCGACTGCCGTCCTTGA
- a CDS encoding TetR/AcrR family transcriptional regulator, translated as MPRPPKREPERGDARTRLLKAALDTIRLKGFAATSVDELCHVAAVTKGSFFHHFKSKDDLGVAAAEHWAETTTAFFAGAPYHAPEDALERVLAYVAFRKSLITGELAEFTCLVGTMVQEVYATSPAIRDACAASIFGHAATLEVDLRAAMKARRISGGWTAESLARHTQTVIQGAFVLAKAGNSPALARESMDHLDRYIRLLFGVPLQEKRQS; from the coding sequence ATGCCGCGCCCGCCGAAGCGAGAGCCAGAACGAGGCGACGCCAGAACGCGCCTGCTCAAGGCCGCGCTCGACACGATTCGCCTCAAGGGCTTCGCCGCGACCTCGGTCGACGAGCTCTGTCACGTCGCCGCGGTGACGAAGGGCTCGTTCTTCCATCACTTCAAGAGCAAGGACGACCTGGGGGTCGCGGCCGCGGAGCACTGGGCGGAGACGACGACCGCCTTCTTCGCCGGGGCCCCCTACCACGCCCCCGAGGATGCGCTGGAGCGCGTCCTGGCCTACGTGGCCTTCCGCAAGTCCCTCATCACCGGCGAGCTGGCGGAGTTCACCTGCCTGGTGGGGACGATGGTGCAGGAGGTCTACGCGACGTCACCGGCCATCCGTGACGCCTGCGCCGCGAGCATCTTCGGCCATGCCGCGACCCTCGAGGTGGACCTCCGCGCCGCGATGAAGGCCCGGCGCATCTCCGGCGGATGGACGGCCGAGAGCCTCGCTCGCCATACCCAGACAGTGATTCAAGGCGCCTTCGTGCTCGCCAAGGCGGGGAACTCGCCCGCGTTGGCGCGCGAGAGCATGGACCACCTCGACCGATACATCCGCCTCCTCTTCGGTGTCCCGCTCCAGGAGAAAAGACAGTCATGA
- a CDS encoding nuclear transport factor 2 family protein, with amino-acid sequence MKSFLLLLACLVAAPSLAQQRPPDTTAAKQQIQAVVEDFREAILQKDPQKFLGLFLREDVIWQSVHGEERLKKVREKSPQANKLTSGPKQNPRAFIEDIAAKPQRVEEKFINVRIDTDGNIASVSFEFTFHAEDRVINRGQESWHLVNTGTGWKIVSVIWSNN; translated from the coding sequence ATGAAGTCGTTCCTGCTGTTGCTCGCATGCCTCGTGGCAGCGCCTTCCCTTGCACAACAGCGCCCCCCGGATACCACCGCCGCGAAACAACAAATCCAGGCCGTGGTGGAGGACTTCCGCGAAGCCATCCTCCAGAAGGACCCCCAGAAGTTCCTCGGCCTGTTCCTGCGCGAGGACGTCATCTGGCAGTCCGTTCATGGTGAAGAGCGCCTGAAGAAGGTCCGCGAGAAGAGCCCCCAGGCGAACAAGCTCACCTCCGGCCCGAAGCAGAACCCGAGGGCCTTCATCGAGGACATCGCGGCGAAGCCCCAGCGCGTCGAGGAGAAGTTCATCAACGTCCGCATCGACACGGACGGAAACATCGCCTCGGTCTCCTTCGAGTTCACCTTCCACGCGGAGGACCGCGTTATCAATCGCGGTCAGGAGAGCTGGCACCTGGTGAACACGGGCACCGGCTGGAAGATTGTCTCGGTCATCTGGTCCAACAACTGA
- a CDS encoding LysR family transcriptional regulator — protein sequence MDLEELRAFVGVAETGSFLAAADSLAVSRTTLRRRVEALEARAGVPLLKSTRTGVVLTEAGEVLARRGRLMMQETRALVASLREVGQAPAGLLRVVLPVGLPPHLLSPLFGLLRSTYPLLRVHASFSDNPLAEPLDNVDLAVHFGKDLPRGPWMSQVVLRVRERLFASEDYLRQHGVPDTVESLQGHELFSWQGPGGDACLWPQLKGPAFQVEPTLISTDIHLIRVCCLAGQGIGLIPSVDLADPGEAEGTLVPVLPDLVGRELPLRLSVPEALSELPKIRQVLAHIQQAIAPL from the coding sequence ATGGACCTGGAAGAACTGCGTGCCTTTGTCGGCGTCGCGGAGACGGGCTCGTTCCTGGCCGCGGCGGACAGCCTCGCCGTCTCTCGGACGACGCTGCGCCGCCGCGTCGAGGCGCTGGAAGCCCGCGCGGGTGTCCCCCTGCTCAAGAGCACTCGAACCGGCGTGGTGTTGACGGAAGCGGGCGAGGTCCTCGCCCGTCGCGGCCGACTCATGATGCAGGAGACCCGCGCCCTCGTCGCATCCCTGCGCGAGGTCGGCCAGGCCCCCGCGGGACTCCTGCGCGTCGTCCTCCCCGTGGGCCTGCCACCCCACCTCCTCTCCCCCCTGTTCGGCCTGCTGCGGAGCACCTACCCGCTCCTGCGCGTCCACGCGTCCTTCAGCGACAACCCGCTGGCGGAGCCGCTCGACAACGTCGACCTCGCCGTGCACTTCGGGAAGGACCTGCCCCGAGGCCCTTGGATGTCCCAGGTCGTGCTCCGCGTCCGCGAGCGCCTCTTCGCCAGCGAGGACTACCTGCGCCAGCACGGCGTGCCCGACACCGTGGAGTCCCTCCAAGGTCATGAGCTCTTCTCCTGGCAGGGCCCCGGCGGCGACGCGTGCCTGTGGCCCCAGCTCAAGGGCCCCGCGTTCCAGGTGGAACCCACCCTCATCTCCACCGACATCCACCTCATCCGCGTGTGCTGTCTCGCGGGGCAAGGCATCGGGCTGATTCCCAGCGTGGACCTCGCGGACCCGGGCGAGGCAGAGGGAACACTCGTCCCCGTGCTCCCGGACCTCGTGGGGCGCGAGCTCCCCCTGCGCCTGAGCGTCCCCGAGGCCCTCAGCGAGCTTCCGAAAATCCGGCAGGTGCTCGCACACATCCAGCAGGCCATCGCGCCGCTGTGA
- a CDS encoding CHRD domain-containing protein: MRLALPLTLAFALGALSSHAKDPALGATTFTVYEAFLSPAQEPGEESETPKLLQKSLGATAPSTPREQRKSRGHGVLRFSKDLTRAYVEVEMTGVNPDDILMFHIHCGPPGVLGPVVVDFGELGNLSKTLANGRWSMELTNANLTFIKDIKGMKSGLPESCPAELGFLAQTRTLASLESLARKGVLYFNLHTKAHTYYGEMRGQLYAAQP; the protein is encoded by the coding sequence ATGCGTCTCGCCCTGCCCCTGACCCTCGCCTTCGCCCTCGGCGCGCTGTCCTCCCATGCCAAGGACCCCGCGCTCGGCGCGACGACCTTCACCGTCTATGAGGCCTTCCTCAGCCCCGCCCAGGAGCCCGGGGAGGAGTCCGAGACGCCCAAGCTCCTCCAGAAGAGCCTGGGAGCCACCGCGCCCTCCACGCCGCGCGAGCAGCGCAAGTCCCGAGGCCACGGCGTGCTCCGCTTCTCCAAGGACCTGACCCGCGCCTACGTCGAGGTCGAGATGACGGGCGTCAACCCCGACGACATCCTCATGTTCCACATCCACTGCGGCCCGCCGGGAGTCCTGGGCCCCGTGGTGGTGGACTTCGGCGAGCTGGGCAACCTGTCGAAGACGCTCGCCAACGGGCGCTGGTCGATGGAGCTGACCAACGCCAACCTCACCTTCATCAAGGACATAAAAGGCATGAAGTCCGGGCTCCCGGAGAGCTGTCCCGCCGAGCTGGGCTTCCTGGCCCAGACGCGGACGCTGGCCAGCCTGGAGTCGCTCGCGCGCAAGGGCGTGCTCTACTTCAACCTGCACACCAAGGCGCATACCTACTACGGCGAGATGCGCGGGCAGCTCTACGCCGCCCAGCCCTGA
- a CDS encoding MFS transporter, whose amino-acid sequence MTTAVVEPSRLRPWFGLFTVLSLVLLVAMDGSVLYLAMPRITSALTPTADQSLWILDIYGFVVGSLLVTFGNIGDRYGRLRLIRVGASIFGLGSLGAAFSSTPEVLIASRALMGLGGATLLPSGLAIISAMFPDPRERAQAISIFAATFAAGFAIGPVLGGMLLQSFDWGVVFLINVPVVLAFLLAAPVFLRDVRTTNHGRIDVPSLLLSFVGILLFTWSVKTAAAHGSSALQLGVGGVGLAALVLFVMRQTRLEHPLLDLGLFRDPVFSIAILTGLLSLVVWSATGYLMGIYLQSVLGQPVFSAAMLTLPGAVVLTAACVWTSRLVERIGRRAALLATHFLIGGGVLLFLFTGLEAGAVVFIASSVVAGLGYGLSFSLVAEIAVSAVPVERAGAAGAIAETSNELGNALGISLLGSVAAICFRLYGPGVSGTLSETLAHASLTPDIALQARQAFLTGLHVATGIGGTMMLLLGILSWRWLPRRLPE is encoded by the coding sequence ATGACAACCGCTGTCGTCGAACCCTCACGCCTCCGGCCGTGGTTTGGCCTCTTCACCGTCCTGAGCCTCGTGCTCCTCGTCGCGATGGATGGCTCGGTGCTCTATCTCGCCATGCCTCGCATCACGTCCGCGCTCACGCCGACCGCGGACCAGTCGCTGTGGATTCTCGACATCTATGGCTTCGTCGTCGGTTCGCTGCTGGTCACCTTCGGCAACATCGGCGACCGCTATGGGCGACTGCGGCTCATCCGGGTGGGCGCGAGCATCTTCGGACTCGGCTCCCTGGGCGCGGCCTTCTCCTCCACCCCCGAGGTGCTCATCGCCAGCCGGGCGCTGATGGGCCTGGGCGGGGCGACGCTGCTGCCCTCGGGCCTGGCCATCATCAGCGCGATGTTCCCGGACCCGCGCGAGCGGGCGCAGGCCATCAGCATCTTCGCCGCCACCTTCGCCGCGGGGTTCGCCATCGGGCCGGTGCTGGGAGGGATGCTGCTCCAGTCCTTCGACTGGGGCGTCGTGTTCCTCATCAACGTCCCCGTGGTCCTCGCCTTCCTCCTGGCGGCGCCAGTCTTCCTGCGGGACGTGCGCACGACGAACCACGGCCGCATCGACGTGCCGAGCCTGCTCTTGTCCTTCGTGGGCATCCTCCTCTTCACCTGGTCGGTGAAGACAGCCGCGGCCCATGGCTCGAGTGCCCTGCAGCTGGGGGTGGGCGGAGTCGGCCTCGCCGCGCTCGTCCTGTTCGTGATGAGGCAGACCCGGCTCGAGCACCCGCTGCTCGACCTGGGCCTCTTCCGAGACCCTGTGTTCTCCATCGCCATCCTCACCGGGCTGCTGTCGCTCGTCGTCTGGTCGGCCACGGGCTATCTCATGGGCATCTACCTGCAGTCCGTGCTCGGCCAGCCTGTCTTCAGCGCGGCGATGCTCACGCTGCCCGGCGCGGTCGTCCTCACGGCGGCATGTGTCTGGACCAGCAGGCTGGTCGAGCGCATCGGCCGGAGGGCCGCGCTGCTCGCGACACACTTCTTGATTGGCGGGGGCGTCCTCCTGTTCCTCTTCACCGGTCTCGAGGCGGGTGCCGTCGTCTTCATCGCCTCGAGCGTGGTCGCCGGGCTCGGCTATGGGCTCTCATTCAGCCTGGTCGCTGAAATCGCGGTGTCTGCTGTTCCCGTCGAGCGCGCGGGGGCGGCCGGGGCCATCGCGGAGACGAGCAATGAGCTGGGCAATGCCCTGGGAATCTCGCTGCTCGGCTCCGTTGCCGCCATCTGCTTCCGGCTCTACGGCCCGGGGGTCTCCGGGACCCTGAGTGAAACCCTGGCTCACGCCAGCCTGACACCGGACATCGCGCTCCAAGCCAGACAGGCGTTCCTCACGGGCCTGCATGTCGCCACGGGTATCGGCGGGACGATGATGCTTCTGCTCGGAATCCTCTCCTGGCGCTGGCTCCCTCGGAGATTGCCGGAGTGA
- a CDS encoding YciI family protein → MAYMLLVMEDGQRKRSRTPEQGRREMERMGGFVEDLKARGIWKGSDSLRSVTEGVRVQVRGGQSTFVDGPFAESKEIVGGYVVFDCATREEALAIARQCPAAEWSTVELREIGVCYED, encoded by the coding sequence ATGGCGTACATGCTGTTGGTCATGGAGGATGGGCAGCGGAAGCGGAGCCGAACGCCGGAGCAAGGGCGCCGCGAGATGGAGCGGATGGGTGGCTTCGTCGAGGACCTCAAGGCCCGGGGCATCTGGAAGGGGAGCGACTCGCTCCGGTCCGTCACGGAAGGCGTGCGAGTCCAGGTCCGCGGCGGTCAGAGCACCTTCGTCGATGGCCCGTTCGCCGAGTCCAAGGAGATCGTCGGCGGCTACGTCGTCTTCGACTGCGCGACGCGGGAAGAGGCGCTCGCGATTGCACGTCAGTGTCCCGCGGCCGAGTGGTCGACGGTCGAGCTGCGTGAAATCGGCGTCTGTTACGAGGACTGA
- a CDS encoding TetR/AcrR family transcriptional regulator translates to MSTEPPSPRRLRLTREERLVQLLEVSWRIIRDEGTDALTLGRLAEQAGVTKPVVYDHFGTRNGLLVALYEDFDRRQTAIMDAALAERGPTLAKTAGVIASAYVDCVLTQGREIPDVLAALAGAPELEATKRAYQAAFMEKCRDVLAPLSKGAPPSVASLWALLGAAEALSKAAATGDIPAEDAKEELARTIVAIFSRKAS, encoded by the coding sequence ATGTCAACCGAACCTCCATCCCCCCGTCGCCTGCGCCTCACCCGAGAGGAGCGGCTGGTGCAGCTGCTCGAGGTGTCGTGGCGAATCATCCGCGACGAAGGCACGGACGCGCTGACGCTCGGGCGGCTCGCGGAGCAGGCCGGGGTGACGAAGCCGGTGGTGTATGACCACTTCGGAACGCGGAACGGGCTGCTGGTCGCGCTCTACGAAGACTTTGATCGCCGGCAGACGGCCATCATGGACGCGGCGCTGGCCGAACGGGGGCCGACGCTGGCGAAGACGGCGGGCGTGATTGCCTCGGCGTATGTGGATTGCGTGCTCACGCAGGGGCGGGAGATTCCGGACGTGCTCGCGGCCCTGGCGGGCGCCCCCGAGCTGGAGGCGACCAAGCGCGCGTATCAGGCCGCGTTCATGGAGAAGTGCCGGGACGTGCTCGCGCCGCTGTCGAAGGGGGCGCCTCCCAGTGTCGCCAGCCTCTGGGCCCTGCTCGGTGCGGCGGAAGCGCTGTCGAAGGCCGCCGCGACGGGAGACATCCCCGCCGAGGACGCGAAGGAGGAGCTGGCCCGGACGATTGTCGCCATCTTCAGCCGCAAGGCCTCGTGA